A segment of the Centropristis striata isolate RG_2023a ecotype Rhode Island chromosome 15, C.striata_1.0, whole genome shotgun sequence genome:
atttctttacagtatttttttcagcattgcAAAGAACcaacaagaaaataaacaaaggtGTGCCTACTGTAGATGCATCTATTCAGTAAATCAAGGTTTGGTGATGTCTACTGAAGTAATATATCATGACTATACACATTGACACATCACAAtggatgatgacatcatcgttATACTTTTTTATCCTATGTATGCATTTAATTGAACTTCTGAGCCTATTCACAATGCATATTTCAGTCTTAGACTACTTTTCCTCCTGTCTATGAGGCTTCACTTGGctggaaataataaatatggCAAGCCTATAAAAGTCTATTATGTGATGCACAAGAAAGTTATTTTATAGGGCGAATTGTGCTGCACTGCTTTTACTGCTCAATTTACAACACAATAGCATGTCGAATGTCCCTGAGAAATAATTCAGAGAGTACCCGTTGAGAATGGCAGCTCCAGATTGCcatctcatcaccatggcacACCCAAACTGAACTAATGAGAACACAAGACAGTGGTCATTGAATCCTTTTAACAGTCCAGTCCCCTAGCCACACCCCTTCACTGCAAGGTTCTCCATTTGAGGCAGGCATGGAGTCTTTGTCACTGGCTTCCTTTAAATCAGTACTTTGGATATTTTGGACCAGTTTAAGTGTTTTAAGACTTCATCTCCTTTCCCGGTGCCTGCTCCTGTCTCCGTGTCTGCGGtcatccctctctctgcctctgtccCGGTCATCTCTCCTGCCCCTGCTGCCCCACTCCTCTTCTCTGTGTCGGCCTCGTTCTTCCCGGTCTCTCCCTCCTTGTCTATTCCACTCCctgcctccacctccacctctacCACCACCTCCACCGCCGCCCCAGTCCTGCACCGGACCGACCCCGAGGTTAATGGGTTTTCGGAACGGCCTGTCCCTCCCGCCGAACCTTAGCTGGCCGGACTCTTTCTTCCCCCCTTGCCCGCCACCGAGCCTCCGAGGGACCCATCCCTTGAGAGTCCTCTCTTGTTCAAAATCCACACACACTTCGTGCTGGTCCACCACCAGCTTGTCGGCGTCCCGACGGGCCCGGACCACAGACCGCTCCTCTTTGTACTCGATGAAGGCGTATCCTTTGGAGAAACCCGTGACGATGTCCCGGACCAGCCGGAGCCGCTGGATGTCTCCGTACTTGGAGAACACTTGGTGCAGTTTGTCCTCCGTTGTCTGCGGGTTCAGACGGTACACAAACAGGGTGAGCAGTGGGTCTCCAACAACGCCTTTGTTGGGCCTGTAGCGGGCACACATGGCCCTCCATACCGCCCGGTCATGGGGCTCCACGTCCGTGCCGTCGATGCTCCCGGCTTTCAGCGGGTCGTACACCTTCGCTATCGGGCTCCAGTCCACCATTGTGACCCGAAATTAAATAACAAAGGCACCTTATTAAAAACGTTGTTCCACGCAGTAATTTCGCTACATAAAACGGTAATTAATAACACAATCTCACAGATCCAGTTGAATGTTTTCCTCCTTTGAATTGCCCCGACAGAGTGGCTTGCACCAACAAAAACATTCCGTGGTGCAACAAGTTCTGGTCCGTCGCATTTTAAAGGTTCCTACTTACCGACCAAGGCCAAAATATTGACTTCTTAAAATCTTATGGTGACGTTTGGCGTTTTtatgcaaaatatatattttgaacaGATATATTCGTaatattattttgataataggTACATTATGTATgcaaagttgtgttttttaatgttacgCCAAATTTTGTagcatttaatacattttaaaaaatcaatccTTACattgaaaagagaaaaacctGAAGACTCTCTCATTTACTGATCTAATGGATTGATTAAATCCccttatctttatttttttaaacttgtaaaATAGCCAGTTGTGGTGATAATAGCCCTTATTTGTAATGTAAGCTATATGAATACAGGTGTGCAGCTATTTACAATAAAAGTCAATGTATGCAGAATTAAATAATAGTGGATAGCAAtgaagtatatttactcaagtactgtacttaaatacaattttgagttacttttGCTTTGAGTATTTCAGTTTAATACTACTCTACACTTCAATGTCATTAAATTTCAGAGGCAAATGTTGCACTACACGGTATATAGCATACAGCTTAGCTACTTTACCAATTAAGTTTAAAATTACAACATATAAATACAATCTGCAACATTTACGGTTTGAGCTTTACCTTTAAGTATATGTTGAGGTTAATAATTTtactttatcacattttatgcAAGACTTTTACGTATTCTTACGAGTCCTTTTACTCTGTGGTAGTGCTACTTTAAATGTAGTTCTATAGATCTACTTCCtctaattaaaaaaatccataaCACCAAGCCCAATTCTTAGTGCTATATATTTATCAAATCcaatcttttttgtaatttaaaatattaaaataaaatatataataaaattatcattcaaatataacattccAACACATACAAATACTGTTATAAGGCTTTAGTTAATTAAAATTGATATTTTCCCCAACAATCCGAACTCAAGACCCACTAGCTAGAGTTTTCTATCTATCAACCGTGATCTTCTTCAGCAAATGAGGTCCACTTACTATATTaacatatgtttatatatacactcaGTATCTACTGAGTAATCCTGTTTTATTAGCCAAAACATattgaaatacagaaatattctTCTTCTTTAGTCCACTTCTGCTCCATAATTTGATTAATATGACTGTAATAACTCAGTGTAAATATTATTCATGTAAGTTAAGAATGTGATTGCTGCATGTGAACACTTGTGACAGGACACAGCATTACAAAAACATCATTTaataaaatggtgaaaaacaTCCGTTTTGGCTCCACAGCGACTCAATTACTATAAAACAAAGATGTTGTCACTTTCCAGCTAtgtacagttatttttgtggtTTGTAGCTTTGATAATCTGAAGTCCATTGTACAGTATCAAACAGCTttgaaagataaaataaaagtgtttgcaGTCCATTTTCAAAGTATCAGTTCTGTTGAGTAGGTGGATTAGATAACCTGTCTTGTTTCTGATTCTACTGATGAGTTGTCCTGCTTTTCAGCTCCGCTCCAGATCGATCAGTTTCTGAATACCATTACATGTCCTCCACACTCCATTTATACGCTGCCTCCTGGCTGGCTTTTTTGTCCGCAATTCTTGAGTAGCGCTTCTGTTCGAAACCATTTGACCTGTGGACACAACAATCACATTGCACTGTTAATTCTGTAGTCACACCCTCAACTGCATCCATGATTTGATGCAACAGAACAAACCTTTGATAAAGCTCCTTATGAGCTTCAATTCAATGTGGAAGTCAAAATTGTGATCATAATAATTGTACACATTAATGCAACTGCATGAGTTGTTAAAAAGTCTAAACTACAGATATGccaaatgtgttaaaataaagGTCACAttgatcacattaaaaaacatcccCTTTTGTCAGTCACTGTACCTGTCAACACCATCCCAGCGATAGCCTGGTAGAATATTGAAGCGGtttggaggtggtggtgggccTTTATATTGAGgtttttctgaaaaacaaaaacataaaatgtcccAAAATAAGCAATTAGTGGTAAACAGCCAGTTCACGTCAGTCATCTATGGGAATAAAATATGTTACTTTGTGTTTTCGTATTGCGGTCCTTTTTCCGTCTCAGCATCGCAGCCATCGGATCTCCCTCCCTTTCCTGCTCTCTCAACATGCGGTCAAGATCTTCGTCATCGCGTTGACGTGCCAGTGGCTTCTGGGCTTCATGCACGGCATCTTCAAGTTTCTGCTGATGCATCTGGCCCTGGGCCAAACTATAAACACATCAAGTAAACAAATAAGCGCACAGCACATTTTGAAACATCTTTATGTGGACTCAAATACATTTTGCAGCCTTCTCTAATGTGGGAGACTTACCCTCTCCCCCACTGTGCATATTTCTCATCCTTTGCTGCTTTTTCTCCAGCTTTCCTTTTCTGTTCTTCTCTTTCTGTATCCAAATCCCTCCTTTTACCACTCTTGTCTCGGAACACAGTCTGGGCATTGCGGGATTCATCTAGTAATGGCaggaaaataagtgaaatatgtCATCTGACTGGGCATTGCATCATTCAACTTCTTAAAAACTCTTAACTATGACATTTCGAGTATGCATTGACCATGTCGGTAATATGAGATTTTAAGTGCTTTGAATGCTGCAATTAACAGCTGTGAAGTACAAAAGCCTCTTTACAAACAAAAGCTTAGCTGACCTTCCAGTGGCtggttgtttctgtctctgcgtcggttctcctcctgctctttccTTAAAATATCTACAGAGACCAGACCTGCCTTCCCACCAGAAAGCATCCTCGGACCCTGACAGCAAAAAGAGGAAAATCAGTATGGGTCAATTAAACATTGCATACACACAACAATTTCAGGAAAATAAGATTTGATGTCTCTCTTTGCTTACCTGTGGCTGGCCAGGCCTACGAGGTGGTGACAGATCTCCATCTGAGTCTTTCCCACTCCGTGGACGCCTCCTTGGTGGCGACTGGTCGGAATCAGAGCCTCGCCTTGTTTTTGAATGCCTCCTTGGAGGAGATTGATCGGAGTCCGAAGCTCCTCCCTTGAGTGGCCTTTTTCGTGGAGGTGACTGGTCATTGTCTGAATCATGCCGTTTTTTACTTGATAATGATGAGCTGGGCTTTCTTCTGGCAGGGGATGAATCtgaaaaagaaataatgaaTTGCTTGGTGATTTACTGATGTCATACATGGAAGAAATTGTTAGGCCAATCGAGGGGGATGGCATTATAAACACTGGCCAGTAAATGGATATATATTGATTTATCATTcatcacattttactgcaccaatatcattggagattttaaatatgattttaaacaaTCATATAATGATGCACAATATTATATTTCAACATGAATACTTCCAAGCAATTTCTAGGCAAGAGTCATATTGTCTTCTTAAACATCCAAATAGTTCCAGTgtaatgaattttaaaaaagcttcaGTTTGACCATCTAC
Coding sequences within it:
- the snrnp35 gene encoding U11/U12 small nuclear ribonucleoprotein 35 kDa protein, with the protein product MVDWSPIAKVYDPLKAGSIDGTDVEPHDRAVWRAMCARYRPNKGVVGDPLLTLFVYRLNPQTTEDKLHQVFSKYGDIQRLRLVRDIVTGFSKGYAFIEYKEERSVVRARRDADKLVVDQHEVCVDFEQERTLKGWVPRRLGGGQGGKKESGQLRFGGRDRPFRKPINLGVGPVQDWGGGGGGGRGGGGGREWNRQGGRDREERGRHREEEWGSRGRRDDRDRGRERDDRRHGDRSRHRERR
- the bud13 gene encoding BUD13 homolog, with translation MAAMASTGSSKAAELSKAEYLKRYLSADEDAKKSKGKLKKKRRKVPGKGLKIVDDDIDWKQMVQEEKEIEEDEEEAPVVAEVIDDRPEEVKQLEAFRTSNRWKVIGADENEDAEEGKEGEPQQLEPVATSRSRHDSPDISPPRRGRHDSPDISPPRKGRHDSPDTSPPKRSRHDSPDLSPPRHRSGKSGKGPSKDSSPARRKPSSSLSSKKRHDSDNDQSPPRKRPLKGGASDSDQSPPRRHSKTRRGSDSDQSPPRRRPRSGKDSDGDLSPPRRPGQPQGPRMLSGGKAGLVSVDILRKEQEENRRRDRNNQPLEDESRNAQTVFRDKSGKRRDLDTEREEQKRKAGEKAAKDEKYAQWGRGLAQGQMHQQKLEDAVHEAQKPLARQRDDEDLDRMLREQEREGDPMAAMLRRKKDRNTKTQKKPQYKGPPPPPNRFNILPGYRWDGVDRSNGFEQKRYSRIADKKASQEAAYKWSVEDM